The window AACGACAACCCGGGGCACACCCAGGTCTTCGCGGTCGGTGAGGACCCGTACGGCCAGGGCGCGACCTACCAGGCGGGCGCGGCCGCTGCGGCGCCGGCCGGGCCCCGGCTGCACTGGAAGGAACTGCTCCGCGGCATCGTGACGCGGCCGGGGCAGACCTTCCTGCAGATGCGCGACTACGCCGTCTGGGGTCCCGCGCTGGTCGTGACCTTCCTCTACGGGCTCCTCGCGGTCTTCGGCCTCGACGACGCCCGCGAGGACGTGATCAACGCGACCCTGTCGAAGGCCGTCCCGATCGTCCTCTCCGCCGGCGTGGCGTTCGTCATCTGCGGACTGATCCTGGGCGCGGTCACGCACACCCTGGCCCGCCAGATGGGCGGCGACGGCACGTGGCAGCCGACCGTGGGCCTGTCGATGCTGGTCATGTCCGTGACGGACGCGCCGCGCCTGCTGTTCGCCGTGTTCCTCGGCGGCGACAACATGGTCGTCCAGGTACTGGGCTGGGCCACCTGGGTCGCGGCCGGAGCGCTCTTCACCTCGCTGATCAGCAAGTCGCACGACCTGCCGTGGCCGAAGGCACTGGGCGCGTCCGCGATCCAGCTGATCGCGCTGCTGTCGATCATCAAGCTGGGCACGATCTAGCCCAGGCCCGCGCACAGACACACGACAGCGAAAGGGCCCGCCGCGCACTGTCTGCGCGGCGGGCCCTTCCCGTGTGCCGTTTGCCGTGTGCCGTAGGCGGCCTACGCGTCGAGGACCTGACCCTCGCGCTTCACGACGGGCGGTTCGACGGACCAGGGGAAGTTGATCCACTCGTCGGTCTTCTTCCACACGTACTCGCACTTCACGAGCGAGTGGGACTTCTCGTAGATGACGGCGGAGCGCACCTCGGCGACGTGGCCCAGGCAGAAGTCGTGGACGAGCTTCAACGTCTTGCCGGTGTCGGCCACGTCATCGGCGATGAGGACCTTCTTGTCGGTGAAGTCGATCGCCTCGGGCACGGGCGCCAGCATGACCGGCATCTCCAGCGTGGTGCCGACGCCGGTGTAGAACTCCACGTTCACGAGGTGGATGTTCTTGCAGTCGAGCGCGTACGCCAGCCCGCCGGCGACGAAGACCCCGCCGCGGGCGATGCTCAGGATGATGTCGGGCTCGTAGCCGTCGTCGGCGATCGTCTGCGCCAGCTCGCGCACTGCGCGTCCGAACCCCTCGTAGTCGAGGTTCTCGCGTACTCCGTCACTCATGCCTCGTGCCTCACCTGGGTGCGGTGGAAATTCTGGAAGGAGCGCGAGGCGGTCGGTCCGCGCTGCCCCTGGTACCTGGATCCGTACCGCTCGCTGCCGTACGGGAACTCCGCGGGCGAGCTGAGCCGGAACATGCACAGCTGTCCGATCTTCATGCCCGGCCAGAGCTTGATCGGCAGCGTCGCGAGGTTCGACAGCTCCAGGGTCACGTGGCCCGAGAACCCGGGGTCGATGAACCCGGCGGTCGAGTGCGTCACCAGGCCGAGGCGACCCAGGCTGGACTTCCCCTCCAGTCTGGAGGCGATGTCGTCGGGCAGCGAGACGACCTCGTACGTCGAGGCGAGGACGAACTCACCCGGATGCAGAATGAACGCCTCGTCCCCTTCGGGCTCGACCATCCGCGTCAGGTCGGGCTGCTCGACCGCGGGATCGATGTGGGCGTAGCGGTGATTCTCGAACACCCGGAAGAACCGGTCGAGACGTACATCGATGCTGGAGGGCTGCACCATCGATTCCTCGAACGGGTCGATGCGGACCCGTCCGCTGTCGATCTCGGCCCGGATGTCTTTGTCAGAGAGAAGCACGTCCCGAGGATACGCAGAGCGCGCGGGCCACCCCCAATCGAGAGGGGCGATCCGCGCGCCTGGCCCTGCCGCTATCGCTTCGTGCCACCCACGGGCACGGCGTGCCGCAACCGCGCGCACCGCGGACACCGCAGCAGCCGCCCGGGCCCGATCCGGCCGGCACCGAGGTGCTGCAGCGGGAAGGAGGCGGTACTGAAAACGTGCCCTTCGGCACAACGGACGACGGTGTGCTCCATCGAGTCCCTTTCCCCAACGAGCCGTACTGCGACGAATCGCCACATTAGGGGATGATCGGCACCCACTCCAGCCGCCGCTCCGCACCCCCACGGTACGCCCCAACTCCCGCCCCCACACGCCTCCGTGCACACCACACACGACAACGACCCCGCGGCAAATTCACCGGGGGTCGATCATGAGGTAGAGTGTGCAACGCTAGGGCTCCAGGCAACTGGCCCTCTGCGCGGATGTAGTTTAATGGTAGAACATGAGCTTCCCAAGCTTATAGCGCGGGTTCGATTCCCGTCATCCGCTCTTGAACGAAGGCCCAGGTCAGCGACCTGGGCCTTCTTCGTTGTCTAGACCCCTCCGGCCCGGCGTGCCATTCGCGTGCGATAAGTGACCCATTGGAGTGTCGGGTTGGGCATCGCACGCCTTCCGCTGTCATCTGAGTCCCGCCACAGCGGCTGCCCCGACAGGACAGCGCTCACCTCACCAGACACGTCCTGCCGCCAGAGCACCGTCAGCCTCCGGGAGCATGTCGGCGCTCGCTGCCATCGCCGCCCGGCCGGCGCCACGCCTCTGCCTCCAGCGCACTCCGGCAGTCGTCCTCGATGCACCTGGCAGGGGAGCGCGAAACCGCCGGGAGGACCCCCAGGCGGCTGGCCCTATAGTCGCTAAGTAACCACCGAGTAACTTCGAAGGGGCAAACGGGCGTTCGGAGCAAGCCGGCAGGTGAGGGCACCCCAGGCCCTGTGGCTGCTGCTCCCAGCGTGCGCCGCCACCGTCGACATCGCCGTCCAGTTGGAATGGGCGTACGCCGACACGAACGACTCCCGGAAGCTGTTCTGGGCGACGGTGGCCCTGTGCGCGCTGCCCGTGGTCGTGCTGGCCCGGCGTCGCTGGCCGATCGCCACGTTCCTCACGACCCTGCCCGGGATGTACCTGGACAGTTGCATCCCCAGCATGATCGCGCTGTACACGGTGGCGCTCATGACCACCCGTCGCAAAGTGGTCACCGTGTGCACCGTCGTGTTCCTCCTCTGGAGCGGCTACACGCTGAACCCCGAGGAAGCCACGTGGGACAACCCCACCGACTACTTCATCCTGATGGACGCCTTTGCCCAGGCCATCCTGCCGGTCGCGCTGGGCCTGCTCGTCAGCAGCCGCGCGGAACTCACCGCACGCGTCGCCGACCTCGCCGCGGCACGCTCGCGCGAGGACGCACTGTCGGCGGAGCGGCTGCTGGTGGCCGAGCGCACCCGCCTGGCCCGTGAGATGCACGACGTCGTGGCCCATCAGGTGAGCCTGATCAGCGTCGAGGCCGCCGCGCTGCAGATGACCACGTCCGACCCCGCGGTGCGGGATTCCGCCTGCGCCGTGCGCACCATGGCCGCCCGCACTTTGGACGAGCTGCGCCAGATGGTGGGGGTCCTGCGGGACGGCGGCAACCGCGCTGACACCGGTGCGCCCCAGCCCCGGCTCGCCGACCTTCCGCAGCTCATCCGCGAGTGCCAGCTCGAGGTCGAGGCGCGGATCGACCCTCGCCTCCTTCAGCCTGCCACCGGCTCCCCGAGCCAGTGGCCCACCTTGGTCCAGCACGCGGTGTACCGCACGGTCCAGGAAGCTCTGACCAACATCCGCAAGCACGCGCCGGGGGCCGTCGTCAGCGTGCGGCTCCACAAGTCGGACGGACACCTGTGCCTCCGGATTCACAACGGCCCGCCGGGCCTCCCCGACCCGCACCCGACCCGGACCTGCCCTCCGGCGGCTACGGCCTCATCGGGCTGGCGGAACGCGCCCACCTCGTCGGCGGTACCTTCGAGGCCCGCCCCACCGACGACGGCGGGCATCTCGTGACCGCCTCCTTCCCGACCCGGCACCCCGCACAGGCCACGTCCCCCTGAGTCGGCCTGCCCCCCGGCCCTCCCGCGCATCTCCGCGCCCGCTGAAGCCAGCTGGCGGGTTCGTCCGGCCAAGTGGCCGGTACCGAACGGCCAGACGGTGCCGAAATCATGATCGTCGAGTGGCGCCGGCGTGCTCCCGCACGCCGCTCACCCGAAGTTGTCCGCGCGGCGAACCTCACTTCGAACCGGGCGGGCAGAGATCCACGAGAGAGGCAGTTGAGGAAATGAAGAAGGTACTGGCAGGCATCGGTGTAGCCCTCGGCGGTGCGGCCCTGGTCGTCACCACCCAGGGGTCCGCGCAGGCCGCCACTGCGCAGGAGGTTCCTGCCACGGTCGCTTCCGTCGACGGACCCCAGAACGGCCCGATGGGCTTCGGTTCCTTCGTCGGCAAGGCTGCCGGCAAGTTCGCCGGCAAGGCCTGGGTGCACGCCAAGGCCGCCTGCCCGTCGGTGGCCGATGCCGCCGGACAGTTCACCGGCGGCGTCAGCCCGGCCGGCATCCCCGAGGGCACGTCCGTCGAGACGGTCTTCGACAAGTGAGAGATCACCGCTTGACCAGGAGGGCGGCACTGCTCATCGGTGCCGCCCTCCTGGGCCTTCACTTCGCCGCCGCGGCCTTCTCCCAGATGCCCCTCACACCGATGAAGATCCGGTACTACAACAAGGTCGCCACCTATCTGGAGCCGTACTCCGCCCAGAACTGGATGCTCTTCGCACCCGACCCGCTGTCGGAGAACAGGGGAATCCTGGCCCGGGCGCAATGCCGGGACGGCTCGGTCACCTCCTTCTACGACGTGACGGCGAAGTACATAGCAGCGGCGCAGAGCAGCAGGTTCTTCCCCTCGCGCATGTCTCGGCTGGTGACCGGGAACATGCAGCAGCTGAGCGGTTCGGACGCCGTGCTGGCCCGGCTGCGGGAGTCCGAGCGGGCGAAGAACAAGACCGAACTGCCCCTCATGCCCCACGAGAAGACCTCCCAGCAGGAAGCCCTGCGCTTCGTTTCCCGCTACTCCCTGACGCAGTTGCCGGCCAGCACGTGCGGCGACGGCTCCCCTCCCGAGCAGGTGCAGGTCCGCATGTACATCCAGACGCTCCCCCCGTGGTCGGAGCGGCACGATCCCGCTGCGGAAGGCCAGGTCGACGCCTACGACATGGAATGGATGAAGGCCGGGGATCTCCTGTGAGCCGTACCCGTACGAACCGGCTCCTCGAGCGGCTGGACGCGGTCGGCAGCCGACCCCTCAGCGTGCTGGGGGTGAGCGGAACCCGCATGCTGCTCGGCTTCGTCGGCTTCATGTACTACGCGAGCCAGTACGGCGACCGGCGGTTCCTCTTCGGTCCGGCCGGGGTGCTGCCCTGGGCGGACTTCACCGCCCAGATCCACGAGAACGGCACCTTCAGCCTCTACACCTTGAGCGACTCCACGCTGTGGTTCGAAATCGTCTTCCACGCGGGGATGCTGGCCGCGCTGGCGGTCACCTGCGGTGTCGGCGGCCGGCTCGGCCTCGCCGTTCACTGGGCCCTCCTGTGGTCCGTCTACCAGCGTCAGCCCGTACTGCTCGACGGCGGGGACAACCTCGCCTATCTCGTCATCCCGATGCTCCTGCTGACGCGCTGCTACGACCGCCTCTCCTACCCCACCGGTCTCGCCCGCGCGCTCGCCCGGCGCGTTCCCCCAGTGCTGCGGTCGCTGTCCACACCGCTGCACAATCTTGGTGTACTCGCCATCGCCGTCCAGATGTGCCTGGTCTACGTCGTCAGCGGGCTGTACAAGGTGCAGGGCCGCATGTGGCAGGACGGAACGGCGCTGTTCTACGTTCTGCGCGTGTCCGAGTTCAACCTCCCTGGCGTGTCCGAGCTGGTGTTCGGCAACGACTATCTCGTCTTCATCGGGACGTACTCCACCACGCTGTTCCTGGTGTACTTCTCCATGGGCATCCTCGTGCCGCGGCTGCGGCCCTGGGCTGCCGTCGTCTCCATCGGTTTCCATGTGTCCATCGGCGTCGTCATGGGCCTGACCGGCTTCGCCCTCACGATGGTGGCGTGCGACCTCGTGTTCCTGAGCGGGGCGCTGGAGACCGCCCTGGACCGGGCCCGCGCGGCCCT of the Streptomyces sp. NBC_01294 genome contains:
- a CDS encoding Yip1 family protein, which gives rise to MAGFRIGRGRNNNRSPQQPPQQQQSYGQQQPPPYGQQPYPPVGGPPPQQQWPQPNAGGHGEPEYFDPYGQQPPHAQQPPYGHGGGGGYTNDNPGHTQVFAVGEDPYGQGATYQAGAAAAAPAGPRLHWKELLRGIVTRPGQTFLQMRDYAVWGPALVVTFLYGLLAVFGLDDAREDVINATLSKAVPIVLSAGVAFVICGLILGAVTHTLARQMGGDGTWQPTVGLSMLVMSVTDAPRLLFAVFLGGDNMVVQVLGWATWVAAGALFTSLISKSHDLPWPKALGASAIQLIALLSIIKLGTI
- a CDS encoding phosphoribosyltransferase, whose translation is MSDGVRENLDYEGFGRAVRELAQTIADDGYEPDIILSIARGGVFVAGGLAYALDCKNIHLVNVEFYTGVGTTLEMPVMLAPVPEAIDFTDKKVLIADDVADTGKTLKLVHDFCLGHVAEVRSAVIYEKSHSLVKCEYVWKKTDEWINFPWSVEPPVVKREGQVLDA
- the dcd gene encoding dCTP deaminase, whose translation is MLLSDKDIRAEIDSGRVRIDPFEESMVQPSSIDVRLDRFFRVFENHRYAHIDPAVEQPDLTRMVEPEGDEAFILHPGEFVLASTYEVVSLPDDIASRLEGKSSLGRLGLVTHSTAGFIDPGFSGHVTLELSNLATLPIKLWPGMKIGQLCMFRLSSPAEFPYGSERYGSRYQGQRGPTASRSFQNFHRTQVRHEA
- a CDS encoding sensor histidine kinase, whose protein sequence is MRAPQALWLLLPACAATVDIAVQLEWAYADTNDSRKLFWATVALCALPVVVLARRRWPIATFLTTLPGMYLDSCIPSMIALYTVALMTTRRKVVTVCTVVFLLWSGYTLNPEEATWDNPTDYFILMDAFAQAILPVALGLLVSSRAELTARVADLAAARSREDALSAERLLVAERTRLAREMHDVVAHQVSLISVEAAALQMTTSDPAVRDSACAVRTMAARTLDELRQMVGVLRDGGNRADTGAPQPRLADLPQLIRECQLEVEARIDPRLLQPATGSPSQWPTLVQHAVYRTVQEALTNIRKHAPGAVVSVRLHKSDGHLCLRIHNGPPGLPDPHPTRTCPPAATASSGWRNAPTSSAVPSRPAPPTTAGIS
- a CDS encoding DUF5819 family protein; translation: MTRRAALLIGAALLGLHFAAAAFSQMPLTPMKIRYYNKVATYLEPYSAQNWMLFAPDPLSENRGILARAQCRDGSVTSFYDVTAKYIAAAQSSRFFPSRMSRLVTGNMQQLSGSDAVLARLRESERAKNKTELPLMPHEKTSQQEALRFVSRYSLTQLPASTCGDGSPPEQVQVRMYIQTLPPWSERHDPAAEGQVDAYDMEWMKAGDLL
- a CDS encoding DCC1-like thiol-disulfide oxidoreductase family protein, coding for MSRTRTNRLLERLDAVGSRPLSVLGVSGTRMLLGFVGFMYYASQYGDRRFLFGPAGVLPWADFTAQIHENGTFSLYTLSDSTLWFEIVFHAGMLAALAVTCGVGGRLGLAVHWALLWSVYQRQPVLLDGGDNLAYLVIPMLLLTRCYDRLSYPTGLARALARRVPPVLRSLSTPLHNLGVLAIAVQMCLVYVVSGLYKVQGRMWQDGTALFYVLRVSEFNLPGVSELVFGNDYLVFIGTYSTTLFLVYFSMGILVPRLRPWAAVVSIGFHVSIGVVMGLTGFALTMVACDLVFLSGALETALDRARAALRRREPVPADAVLAFDGDCGFCQAAVSRITAGARPTVRAVPWQSLPDEVTDPHVERLDREVLLLLDGRVLADGAQALAEFVRDSPVRGYRLAAALLRTPGIRACAAVGYRWVANNRQRMPGSSEACALPGPSTRS